From the Bacillus tuaregi genome, one window contains:
- the yhfH gene encoding protein YhfH codes for MSVKTLKICPECGQTVNEQIESHIMECDRCLSKKSE; via the coding sequence ATGAGCGTAAAAACTTTAAAAATTTGTCCTGAGTGTGGTCAAACGGTGAACGAACAAATTGAATCACATATTATGGAATGTGATCGCTGCCTCTCAAAAAAATCAGAATAA
- a CDS encoding cold-inducible protein YdjO-related protein, which produces MPIFFNRKGQDDKLENIMEDVEVYSCSDSTCNGWMRKDFASDDLKCPLCGHEMTMEIRELPKI; this is translated from the coding sequence ATTCCGATTTTTTTTAACAGAAAAGGTCAGGATGATAAATTGGAAAATATTATGGAGGATGTTGAGGTATACTCCTGTAGCGATTCCACTTGTAACGGCTGGATGAGAAAGGATTTTGCATCCGACGATTTAAAATGTCCTTTATGTGGACATGAAATGACAATGGAAATTCGGGAGCTGCCCAAGATATAA
- a CDS encoding SCO family protein translates to MKKIYILSAIIVLIGITAGISYFIVRDVSAKVPDDTTLITMHGEEYDFSKSEKKLKLVEFMYTHCPDICPTTTLKMNMLKKDLKAAGVYGEEIQFLTITIDPYRDTPERLLTYMDTFDIEDDGNWIILTGDQNNIKQDQREIQELANTFQFQYRDPGDGFYVHSTFVFLIDENNKYVKKFPMGEEFNKEDIYNKIMAEI, encoded by the coding sequence GTGAAAAAGATTTATATTCTTAGTGCTATCATTGTCCTTATAGGAATTACCGCAGGAATTTCCTATTTTATCGTTAGAGATGTATCTGCTAAAGTGCCTGATGATACTACCCTTATTACTATGCATGGTGAAGAGTATGATTTTAGTAAATCAGAGAAGAAGCTAAAGTTAGTTGAATTCATGTATACCCATTGTCCGGATATATGTCCAACCACTACTTTAAAAATGAATATGCTTAAAAAGGACTTAAAAGCAGCAGGTGTCTATGGTGAGGAGATTCAATTTCTTACAATCACCATTGATCCGTACAGAGATACCCCGGAACGGTTGCTGACATATATGGATACCTTCGATATTGAGGATGATGGAAACTGGATTATTTTAACTGGTGATCAAAACAATATTAAACAAGACCAACGCGAAATACAGGAATTAGCTAATACATTCCAATTTCAATATAGAGACCCTGGCGATGGCTTTTATGTTCATAGTACCTTCGTCTTTCTAATTGACGAAAACAACAAATATGTTAAAAAGTTTCCAATGGGTGAGGAGTTTAATAAAGAAGACATTTATAATAAGATTATGGCTGAAATTTAA
- a CDS encoding ABC-F family ATP-binding cassette domain-containing protein, with amino-acid sequence MITVSNVGLRYGDRKLFEDVNIKFTPGNCYGLIGANGAGKSTFLKILSGDLEPQSGSVQLGPGERLAVLKQNHFEYEDEEVLKVVIMGHSRLYEVMQEKDAIYMKADFTDEDGMKAAELEGEFAELNGWEAESDAAILLKGLGIEEELHQKKMADISGAEKVKVLLAQALFGKPDVLLLDEPTNHLDIKAIQWLEEFLINFENTVIVVSHDRHFLNKVCTHIADLDFGKIQIYVGNYDFWYESSQLALKMAQDANKKKEEKIKELQNFIARFSANASKSKQATSRKKLLDKISLDDIRPSSRRYPYVGFTPDREIGNDLLRVEGISKTIDGEKILDNISFIMNKDDKIALVGTNETAKTTLFKILMGEMEPDSGSFKWGVTTSQAYFPKDNSRYFENSDLNLVDWLRQFSPKDESESFLRGFLGRMLFSGEEVMKKASVLSGGEKVRCMLSKMMLSGANVLLLDEPTNHLDLESITALNNGLIAFKGSLIFSSHDHQFIQTIANRIIEITPNGMVDKQMTYDEYLEDSDLQKQIADMYQS; translated from the coding sequence ATGATTACTGTAAGCAACGTTGGTCTTCGTTATGGAGACCGCAAATTATTCGAAGATGTTAATATTAAATTTACACCAGGAAATTGCTATGGATTAATCGGAGCGAACGGTGCAGGAAAATCCACGTTTTTGAAAATTTTATCCGGCGATCTTGAACCACAATCAGGCTCTGTACAATTAGGTCCAGGTGAACGCTTAGCTGTATTAAAACAAAACCATTTTGAATATGAAGATGAAGAGGTCTTGAAGGTCGTCATCATGGGTCACAGCCGCCTTTATGAAGTAATGCAGGAAAAAGATGCCATATATATGAAAGCTGACTTTACAGATGAGGATGGCATGAAAGCAGCTGAACTTGAGGGAGAATTTGCCGAATTGAATGGATGGGAAGCAGAATCAGATGCCGCCATTCTATTAAAAGGTCTTGGGATTGAAGAGGAGCTTCACCAAAAAAAAATGGCTGATATTTCTGGAGCTGAAAAAGTAAAGGTTCTGCTTGCCCAAGCTTTATTTGGAAAACCTGATGTACTGTTACTGGATGAGCCAACCAACCACCTTGATATTAAAGCCATTCAATGGCTTGAGGAATTTCTAATCAATTTTGAAAACACAGTGATTGTCGTTTCTCACGATCGTCATTTCTTAAATAAAGTCTGTACCCACATTGCAGACCTTGACTTTGGAAAAATTCAAATCTATGTAGGAAATTACGACTTCTGGTATGAATCAAGCCAATTAGCATTAAAAATGGCACAGGATGCTAATAAGAAAAAAGAAGAAAAAATTAAAGAGTTGCAAAACTTTATCGCCCGCTTTAGTGCGAATGCATCTAAATCTAAGCAAGCGACGTCGCGAAAAAAATTACTAGATAAAATTTCACTAGATGATATTAGGCCATCCTCCCGTCGTTATCCATACGTTGGGTTTACTCCGGATCGTGAAATCGGCAATGATTTATTACGAGTTGAAGGTATTTCCAAAACCATCGATGGCGAGAAGATTTTAGACAATATAAGCTTCATTATGAATAAAGATGACAAAATTGCCCTTGTAGGCACAAATGAAACAGCTAAAACGACTTTATTCAAAATTCTAATGGGAGAAATGGAACCTGATAGCGGTTCATTTAAGTGGGGAGTGACAACCTCACAAGCTTATTTTCCAAAAGATAATTCCCGCTACTTTGAAAACAGTGATTTAAACCTAGTTGATTGGCTGCGTCAATTTTCACCAAAGGATGAAAGCGAAAGCTTTTTAAGAGGTTTTCTAGGAAGAATGCTATTCTCAGGCGAAGAAGTGATGAAAAAGGCCAGTGTTCTTTCTGGTGGAGAAAAAGTACGCTGTATGCTTTCAAAAATGATGCTAAGCGGGGCAAATGTATTATTATTAGATGAACCGACGAACCACCTGGATCTTGAATCGATCACCGCTCTCAATAACGGACTTATTGCCTTTAAAGGATCCCTGATCTTCTCATCTCATGATCATCAGTTCATCCAGACAATTGCTAACCGTATTATAGAAATTACACCGAACGGTATGGTAGATAAACAAATGACCTATGATGAGTATTTAGAAGACAGCGACCTACAGAAACAAATCGCTGACATGTACCAAAGCTAA
- a CDS encoding YuzL family protein: MSKRKQDPSKIGLSSSRVEGQGTTTMETGMREVSSARKKTKQS, from the coding sequence ATGAGTAAACGAAAGCAAGATCCATCCAAAATAGGACTAAGCTCATCTCGTGTAGAAGGTCAAGGAACAACAACAATGGAAACAGGCATGAGAGAGGTATCCTCTGCACGAAAAAAAACAAAGCAATCATAA